A single region of the Aquarana catesbeiana isolate 2022-GZ linkage group LG07, ASM4218655v1, whole genome shotgun sequence genome encodes:
- the CBX6 gene encoding chromobox protein homolog 6 produces the protein MELSAVGERVFAAESIIKRRIRKSRIEYLVKWKGWAIKYSTWEPEENILDSRLIVAFEQKEREQEIYGPKKRGPKPKTFLLKARAQAEALRINDLHYGVKPGSSGSAKLHSSAAVHRLKKDIRRCHSMSRRPLPRPDPSAPSGTSSGLRPPVSPFSETVRIINRKAKPREPKRNRIILNLKVIDKAAKPPLGRPKIPSRNRVIGKSKKYSESMLRNQIRHIKYGSFSLYNKPALRGPDEAKADNESTHQGLEDESSATSGCPSPAPSDDRPPKLLPETLSPAVPDWRESEALDLSIPPESSASKRGQGEPEESEPEEEAGDWRPDMSPCSNVVVTDVTSNLLTVTIKEFCNAQDFEKVAAVGK, from the exons agtcGTATTGAATACCTTGTGAAATGGAAAGGTTGGGCTATCAA GTACAGCACTTGGGAACCGGAAGAGAACATTCTGGATTCTCGCCTTATTGTGGCATTTGAGCAAAA AGAGAGGGAACAGGAGATCTATGGACcgaaaaaaaggggtccaaaacCAAAAACTTTCTTATTAAAG GCCAGAGCCCAGGCTGAAGCACTTCGTATAAATGATCTCCACTATGGAGTTAAACCAGGCTCCAGTGGCTCCGCTAAGTTGCACTCAAGTGCTGCTGTGCATCGATTAAAAAAGGACATTCGACGCTGCCATAGCATGTCCCGTCGCCCTCTTCCCCGTCCAGACCCTTCCGCGCCTTCTGGTACTAGTTCTGGTCTACGCCCCCCTGTGTCACCATTTTCAGAAACTGTGCGGATCATCAATCGCAAGGCAAAACCCAGAGAGCCAAAGCGTAATCGAATCATTCTCAATCTAAAGGTCATTGATAAAGCTGCAAAGCCACCTCTAGGACGCCCCAAAATTCCTTCCCGAAATAGAGTGATTGGTAAAAGTAAAAAGTACAGTGAGAGCATGTTGCGTAACCAGATTCGTCACATAAAATATGGGTCATTTTCACTGTACAACAAGCCAGCCCTTCGAGGCCCAGATGAAGCGAAAGCAGATAATGAAAGCACTCACCAAGGCTTAGAGGATGAAAGCTCTGCCACATCTGGGTGTCCTTCTCCAGCTCCATCAGATGATCGACCCCCTAAATTACTGCCTGAGACTCTTAGCCCTGCTGTTCCTGACTGGAGGGAATCTGAGGCATTGGATCTTTCTATACCACCAGAATCCTCTGCAAGCAAACGTGGGCAAGGGGAGCCTGAAGAATCTGAACCTGAAGAGGAAGCTGGAGATTGGCGTCCAGACATGTCACCATGTTCCAATGTGGTGGTGACTGATGTTACCAGTAACCTGTTGACCGTCACCATCAAAGAGTTTTGCAATGCACAAGACTTCGAGAAAGTAGCAGCAGTAGGCAAATAG